A window of the Besnoitia besnoiti strain Bb-Ger1 chromosome VI, whole genome shotgun sequence genome harbors these coding sequences:
- a CDS encoding putative eukaryotic initiation factor-2B, gamma subunit (encoded by transcript BESB_069290), giving the protein MTPSATAADPPQPPAGASEDARRANPFLEFQVVVLAGGSSSRMSSIAGPAAKSGCCKALLPVGNRPMLWYCLKNLQESRFGDVIVVTQQEEQAEILAYLRQEFQDVFQRLEVVGLGRAKDADGGKRADAAHADADGVSDDDDDRVCGTAEALRQIKHLLVTDFFVVPCDVIGPVDFFSLANVHRVENAACSVYLLRRDYLAEGAADCLAAQGTAKGKGGGKKKAAEKTDKDASRGNPVAIAFEETETLLLAIQDRHSISHGAQLAIPKLSLFYYPSVFVKANLYDPHVYLFKLAALKILEDPKLRDSLTSLRFDLVPYMSLMQMTPQAALWSSSRLDCDVFDELLESFDHPEQKKDQEKELQTRDDYTLANRPPKPRKGNKVVFALHPDCAGICCRVNNLHDYYEMNMKFCSNRTDELRLIMPEWMLPPQNPKKPQGMRDSTVADGAAFEDGAVVKRSVVGAEVAVAAKARVTASLLLEGAKIEEDATVQRCIIGRHATVGKGCKLTNCQVRHGYSVPAGTVAEDEVIPLFIEDA; this is encoded by the exons ATGACGCCCTCAGCGACGGCCGCTGACCCGCCCCAACcccctgcaggcgcctcggaggacgcgcggcgcgcgaaccCTTTCCTCGAGTTCCAA GTCGTCGttctcgcaggcggctcCAGCTCGCGGATGTCGAGTATCGCTGGccccgcggcgaagagcggctgctgcaaggcgctgctgccggtgGGTAATCGCCCGATGCTGTGGTACTGCCTGAAGAATCTCCAGGAGTCTCGCTTCGGAG ACGTGATTGTCGTGACGCAGCAGGAGGAGCAGGCTGAGATTCTGGCGTATCTGCGCCAGGAGTTTCAGGACGTCTTCCAGCGGCTCGAGGTCGTTGGGCTCGGCCGTGCGAaggacgccgacggcgggaagcgcgcagacgccgcgcatgcagacgcagacggtGTCTCggatgacgacgacgaccgCGTCTGTGGgactgcagaggcgctgcggcaaaTCAAGCACCTGCTAGTGACTGACTTCTTCGTGGTGCCTTGCGACGTCATCGGCCCCGTAGACTTCTTCAGCCTCGCAA ACGTTCACCGAGTGGAAAACGCCGCCTGCTCGGTGTACCTACTGCGAAGGGACTAcctcgcggagggcgcagcggaTTGCTTGGCTGCGCAGGGCACCGCGAAGGGAAAAGGCGGCGGCAAGAAgaaggctgcagagaaaaccGACAAGGACGCAAGTCGAGGCAACCCCGTGGCGATTGCCTTCGAAGAGACTGAgacgcttctcctcgcgaTCCAAGACAGACATA GCATCAGCCACGGCGCTCAACTGGCCATTCCCAAGCTGAGTCTGTTCTACTACCCCTCGGTCTTTGTGAAGGCGAACCTCTACGATCCTCACGTTTATCTCTTCAAGCTGGCGGCCCTTAAAATACTCGAAGACCCCAAGCTCCGCGACTCGCTCACCTCTCTCCGC TTCGACCTCGTTCCGTACATGTCGCTCATGCAAATGACGCCGCAAGCTGCTC TCTGGTCCTCGAGCCGCCTGGACTGCGACGTCTTCGACGAGCTCCTTGAGTCGTTTGATCACCCTGAGCAGAAGAAAGATCAGGAGAAAGAACTCCAAACCCGCGACGACTACACGCTCGCTAACCGCCCGCCGAAACCG AGAAAAGGCAACAAggtcgtcttcgcgctccaCCCTGACTGCGCGGGCATCTGCTGCAGAGTGAACAACCTCCACGACTACTACGAGATGAATATGAAA TTTTGCAGCAATCGCACCGACGAACTGCGGTTGATCATGCCCGAGTGGATGCTGCCTCCTCAGAACCCGAAGAAGCCTCAAGGG ATGCGAGACAGCACCgtggcggacggcgcggcgtTCGAGGACGGCGCGGTGGTGAAGCGCAGCGTCGTAGGCGCCGAAGTtgcggtcgcggcgaaggcgcgcgtgaCGGCGAGTCTCCTGCTGGAGGGCGCCAAAATCGAGGAAGACGCCACCGTGCAGCGATGCATCATCGGGCGGCATGCGACAGTTGGAAAGGGCTGCAAG CTGACAAATTGCCAAGTGCGACACGGCTACTCGGTCCCGGCGGGCACcgtcgcggaggacgaagtGATTCCCCTGTTCATTGAGGACGCGTGA